A part of Larkinella insperata genomic DNA contains:
- the gltX gene encoding glutamate--tRNA ligase, protein MSEIRVRFAPSPTGPLHIGGVRTALYNYLFARKHGGKMLLRIEDTDQNRFVPGAEDYIVESLKWVGIEIDEGLTAGGPHAPYRQSERKEIYRGHAERLVAEGKAYYAFDTAEELDAMRKRMEEANAPSAQYNSITRLQMKNSLTLKPEEVTALIESGAPYVIRLKVPRKEDIRLNDLIRGWVVVHSSQIDDKVLLKSDGMPTYHLANIVDDHLMGITHVIRGEEWLPSAPLHVLLYRFLGWESTMPQFAHLPLLLKPDGNGKLSKRDADLGGFPVFPLQWTDPFTGTVARGFREDGYLPEALVNFLAFLGWNPGTEQEMFTMDELIQAFSLEQIHKAGARFDIQKAKWFNHEYLRQQPNEQLAETIAAQATADGFECSLEKAAKIAGLLKERVNFAGEIYAESAIFFREPQSYDPAVASSKWNEDAVRALTAFKDALTSVAEPLTAEAAKTTLAEALAAIGIKQGKIMQALRLAITGVGAGPDLMITLEIIGRQATIDRLQKALTELRIMS, encoded by the coding sequence ATGTCCGAAATACGCGTTCGTTTTGCTCCGAGTCCAACCGGCCCCCTACACATTGGCGGGGTTCGTACGGCTCTTTATAATTACCTGTTTGCCCGCAAGCACGGCGGAAAAATGCTGCTTCGCATCGAAGATACCGACCAAAACCGGTTTGTGCCGGGTGCGGAAGATTACATCGTTGAATCGCTGAAATGGGTCGGAATTGAAATTGATGAGGGGCTGACGGCGGGTGGCCCGCACGCGCCCTACCGGCAGTCGGAGCGCAAGGAAATTTACCGAGGACACGCCGAACGGCTGGTTGCCGAAGGCAAAGCCTATTATGCCTTCGATACGGCGGAAGAACTCGACGCCATGCGGAAGCGGATGGAAGAAGCCAACGCCCCGTCGGCGCAGTACAATTCCATTACCCGGCTGCAAATGAAGAACTCGCTGACGCTGAAGCCCGAAGAGGTAACGGCCCTGATCGAGTCGGGGGCGCCGTACGTGATTCGGTTGAAAGTACCGCGCAAAGAAGATATTCGGCTGAACGACCTGATTCGGGGGTGGGTTGTGGTCCATTCCTCGCAGATTGACGACAAAGTGTTGCTCAAGTCGGACGGGATGCCCACTTACCACCTGGCAAACATCGTGGACGACCATCTGATGGGCATTACGCACGTTATTCGCGGGGAAGAATGGCTCCCATCGGCCCCCCTGCACGTTTTGCTGTACCGGTTTCTGGGGTGGGAAAGCACCATGCCACAGTTTGCGCACCTACCGTTGCTGCTGAAGCCCGATGGCAACGGCAAGCTCAGTAAACGCGACGCCGATCTGGGCGGTTTCCCGGTTTTCCCGCTGCAATGGACCGATCCGTTCACCGGCACGGTAGCCCGTGGGTTCCGCGAAGACGGTTATTTACCCGAAGCGCTGGTCAACTTTCTGGCCTTTCTGGGCTGGAACCCCGGCACGGAACAGGAAATGTTCACGATGGATGAGCTGATTCAGGCTTTTAGTCTGGAGCAGATTCACAAAGCTGGTGCCCGGTTCGATATCCAGAAGGCAAAATGGTTCAACCACGAATACCTGCGCCAGCAACCCAACGAGCAACTGGCCGAAACCATTGCGGCCCAGGCCACTGCCGACGGTTTTGAATGCTCGCTGGAAAAAGCCGCTAAAATTGCCGGTCTGCTGAAAGAGCGCGTCAACTTTGCGGGCGAGATTTACGCCGAGTCAGCCATCTTTTTTCGGGAGCCGCAAAGCTATGATCCGGCCGTTGCCTCATCCAAGTGGAACGAGGACGCCGTGCGGGCTTTGACCGCATTCAAAGATGCGTTAACTTCGGTAGCGGAACCGTTGACGGCCGAAGCCGCGAAAACAACGCTGGCGGAAGCTCTGGCTGCCATTGGCATCAAACAGGGCAAAATCATGCAAGCGCTCCGGCTGGCCATTACCGGCGTTGGGGCGGGTCCGGACCTGATGATAACGCTGGAAATCATCGGCAGACAGGCCACGATCGACCGGCTGCAAAAAGCTTTAACAGAGTTAAGAATTATGAGTTAA
- a CDS encoding RidA family protein produces MPTKKIIFTPDAPAPIGPYNQAVLVNGTLYVSGQIALDVASSGDIQAETRKVMENLSAILKAAELSFENVVKATIFVKDLNNFGAINEVYGSFFTTDPPARETVEVARLPKDVNVEISVIAVV; encoded by the coding sequence ATGCCAACGAAAAAAATCATATTTACCCCCGACGCTCCGGCGCCCATCGGTCCCTACAACCAAGCTGTTTTGGTGAATGGAACGTTGTACGTGTCCGGCCAGATTGCGCTCGACGTAGCTTCATCCGGCGACATCCAGGCCGAAACGCGCAAAGTGATGGAAAACCTCAGCGCCATTCTCAAAGCCGCCGAACTTTCCTTCGAGAATGTGGTAAAAGCAACCATTTTTGTGAAGGACCTGAATAATTTTGGCGCGATCAACGAAGTATACGGCAGCTTTTTTACGACCGACCCACCCGCCCGCGAAACCGTCGAAGTGGCGCGCTTGCCAAAAGATGTGAATGTGGAAATATCCGTCATTGCCGTCGTTTAA
- the glmS gene encoding glutamine--fructose-6-phosphate transaminase (isomerizing) — translation MCGIVAYVGHREAAPLVLKGLKRLEYRGYDSAGIALLDAEPSPSGLRVYKKKGKVADLENELAGKELAAKIGIGHTRWATHGAPNDVNAHPHESQDRKLAIIHNGIIENYAAIKQNLIRKGHVFRSETDSEVLIQFIEDIRKETGSSLEEAVRLALQEVVGAYAVVILSEEDPTQLIAARKGSPLVIGVGGNEFFFASDATPIIEYTKDVIYLNDQEIAVVRAGELKIITLDNAPTTPYIQKVELELEAIEKGGFEHFMLKEIFEQPRSIADSMRGRVRAEEEHLQLGGLRDYLGQLAASERVVIVGCGTSWHAGLVAEYIFEELARIPVEVEYASEFRYRNPIIKERDVVIAISQSGETADTLAAIELAKSKGATIFGVCNVVGSSIARTAHAGAYTHAGPEIGVASTKAFTAQVTVLTLMALSAAQQKGTISNTVFRQLLAELERIPALVEKVLRDAQKVKEIAYIFTYARNFIYLGRGLNFPVALEGALKLKEISYIHAEGYPAAEMKHGPIALIDEDMPVVVIATKDSSYEKVVSNIQEIKARKGRVIAVVTEGDSHIREMVDFVIEIPNVHEMLMPLISVIPLQLLSYYIAVMRGRNVDQPRNLAKSVTVE, via the coding sequence ATGTGCGGAATTGTCGCTTACGTCGGTCATCGTGAGGCCGCTCCTCTGGTGCTGAAAGGATTAAAACGGCTGGAATACCGGGGCTACGACAGCGCGGGTATCGCCTTGCTGGATGCCGAGCCCAGCCCGTCCGGGTTGAGAGTCTACAAAAAGAAGGGAAAAGTCGCCGACCTGGAAAACGAACTGGCGGGCAAAGAGCTGGCGGCCAAGATCGGTATCGGTCATACCCGCTGGGCTACCCACGGCGCGCCGAACGATGTCAACGCCCACCCACACGAGTCGCAGGATCGCAAACTGGCCATCATCCACAACGGGATCATTGAAAATTACGCGGCCATCAAACAGAATCTGATTCGGAAAGGCCACGTTTTTCGCTCCGAAACCGATTCGGAAGTGCTGATTCAGTTTATCGAAGACATTCGGAAAGAAACCGGCTCCTCGCTCGAAGAAGCCGTTCGGCTGGCTTTGCAGGAAGTGGTGGGGGCCTACGCCGTCGTCATTCTTTCGGAGGAGGACCCCACGCAACTGATTGCCGCCCGCAAAGGCAGCCCGCTGGTAATTGGGGTGGGCGGGAATGAATTCTTCTTCGCGTCGGATGCCACCCCGATTATCGAATACACGAAAGACGTAATTTACCTGAACGACCAGGAAATCGCCGTTGTGCGGGCGGGTGAGCTGAAAATAATTACCCTCGATAACGCGCCGACAACGCCGTACATTCAGAAAGTCGAGTTGGAGCTCGAAGCCATTGAAAAAGGTGGTTTTGAGCATTTCATGCTGAAGGAAATTTTCGAGCAGCCCCGTTCCATCGCCGACAGCATGCGGGGCCGTGTGCGGGCTGAAGAAGAGCATTTGCAACTGGGCGGTTTGCGCGATTACCTCGGGCAGTTGGCGGCTTCCGAACGGGTGGTCATTGTCGGCTGCGGAACGTCGTGGCACGCGGGGCTGGTGGCCGAATACATTTTTGAGGAACTGGCCCGGATTCCCGTCGAAGTAGAATATGCCTCGGAGTTCCGCTACCGCAACCCCATCATCAAGGAGCGCGATGTTGTGATTGCCATTTCGCAGTCGGGCGAGACGGCGGATACGCTGGCGGCTATTGAACTGGCGAAGTCGAAAGGGGCTACGATTTTTGGCGTTTGTAACGTGGTGGGTTCGTCCATCGCGCGAACCGCACACGCCGGAGCCTATACCCACGCCGGTCCGGAAATCGGGGTTGCCAGCACCAAGGCCTTTACGGCGCAGGTCACGGTTTTGACCCTCATGGCCCTTTCAGCGGCTCAGCAGAAAGGAACGATTTCGAATACGGTGTTCCGGCAGTTGCTGGCCGAGCTGGAGCGCATTCCTGCGCTGGTGGAAAAGGTGCTGCGGGATGCCCAGAAGGTGAAAGAGATTGCCTACATTTTTACGTACGCCCGAAACTTCATCTACTTGGGCCGGGGTTTGAACTTTCCCGTAGCCCTGGAGGGCGCCCTGAAGCTGAAGGAAATCTCGTACATCCACGCCGAGGGTTACCCGGCTGCCGAGATGAAACACGGCCCCATTGCGCTCATCGACGAAGATATGCCCGTGGTGGTTATTGCGACAAAAGACAGTTCGTACGAAAAAGTAGTGTCCAACATTCAGGAGATAAAAGCCCGCAAAGGCCGCGTGATTGCCGTCGTGACCGAGGGCGATTCGCACATCCGGGAAATGGTTGATTTTGTGATCGAGATCCCGAACGTACACGAAATGCTGATGCCGTTGATCTCGGTGATTCCGCTGCAACTATTGTCGTATTACATCGCCGTGATGCGGGGCCGCAACGTCGATCAGCCGCGAAATCTGGCCAAGTCGGTAACGGTAGAATAA
- a CDS encoding DUF4270 family protein, translating into MLTNITTFTRNWRANQNPVRLSILAGLVSLVVGLVACEEPKDIGLPPVTAIGVLYTDTLTVQTSTVQLDSVVTSRNERQLVGQYNDPVFGKVTAKTFGQLQVQGGTFKTEGEVIYDSLRAGVGYDLSSYLYGDTTKVQELFFHRLTEDMDSTRQYVSSESIAYTAQPLGKMDVKPTAVGTASVIKTARLSDALGRELLEKSKGAGFTQADFQQFFKGIALVPGANNTTVFGFSPQYVQLQLFYHKSGDTVSTGKVFYTTTARQLFSQIKVDRSATKLAGLSVTKPLPSSATDGEVFFQSATGLTTKVQFPTLENLKKETGRVAINRAELQFFVKGSSPGGPVPSLLTLAQTDNNNRILRTNEASTGSQLFHLLQVRERTFQTVARWYYPQVKAYNSRLKNYAFDVTTHLQASLVGFQPNNALVLMPTSAGEGQLVAQSNTTGALVYQVQPFIYNQLNGAILGGPLTAKLVVFYTYTP; encoded by the coding sequence TTGCTGACCAATATTACAACCTTTACACGGAACTGGCGGGCTAATCAGAATCCGGTTCGGCTGAGCATCCTGGCGGGTTTGGTTTCGCTGGTGGTTGGTCTGGTCGCCTGTGAAGAGCCCAAAGACATCGGTTTGCCGCCGGTTACGGCCATCGGCGTTTTGTACACGGATACGCTGACGGTTCAGACATCCACGGTTCAACTCGATTCGGTGGTGACCAGCCGGAACGAACGGCAGTTAGTTGGGCAATACAACGATCCGGTTTTTGGTAAAGTAACGGCTAAAACGTTCGGGCAATTACAGGTACAAGGCGGCACCTTCAAAACGGAGGGGGAAGTTATATATGACTCCCTGCGGGCAGGAGTTGGCTATGATCTTAGTTCGTACCTATACGGCGATACGACGAAAGTTCAGGAGCTGTTTTTCCACCGTCTGACGGAGGATATGGACTCAACCCGTCAGTACGTATCGTCAGAATCGATTGCGTATACGGCTCAGCCACTGGGCAAAATGGATGTTAAGCCAACAGCTGTCGGAACCGCCAGTGTCATTAAAACCGCCCGTTTGTCGGATGCACTGGGTCGTGAATTGCTGGAAAAGTCGAAAGGGGCGGGTTTTACGCAGGCTGATTTTCAACAGTTCTTTAAAGGAATCGCCCTAGTTCCCGGTGCGAACAATACAACAGTTTTTGGGTTCAGCCCTCAATACGTCCAGCTTCAATTATTCTACCATAAATCGGGTGATACGGTATCCACGGGAAAAGTGTTCTACACCACTACGGCCCGGCAGTTGTTCAGCCAGATTAAGGTGGATCGTTCGGCAACCAAGCTGGCGGGCCTGAGCGTTACCAAGCCGCTGCCGAGTTCAGCAACAGACGGAGAGGTTTTCTTTCAGAGTGCAACGGGACTGACGACGAAGGTGCAGTTCCCGACCCTCGAAAATTTGAAGAAAGAAACGGGCCGAGTAGCCATTAACCGGGCTGAGCTGCAATTCTTCGTGAAAGGCAGTAGCCCCGGCGGGCCGGTACCTTCGCTCCTGACGCTGGCGCAAACCGATAACAATAACCGGATTTTGCGTACGAACGAAGCCAGTACTGGAAGTCAGTTGTTTCACCTGTTACAAGTACGGGAAAGGACTTTTCAAACGGTTGCTCGATGGTACTATCCACAGGTTAAAGCTTACAACAGCCGCCTGAAGAACTATGCGTTCGATGTTACGACGCATTTGCAGGCTTCTCTGGTCGGTTTCCAGCCTAACAACGCGCTGGTACTAATGCCGACCTCAGCGGGTGAAGGTCAATTGGTAGCTCAGTCTAATACAACAGGGGCGCTTGTTTATCAGGTTCAGCCTTTTATTTACAATCAGCTAAACGGCGCGATTCTGGGTGGGCCGCTTACGGCCAAGTTGGTCGTGTTCTACACGTATACACCGTGA